From the genome of Primulina eburnea isolate SZY01 chromosome 12, ASM2296580v1, whole genome shotgun sequence, one region includes:
- the LOC140806682 gene encoding uncharacterized protein encodes MSNELQRRFEEAANAVDIHLHMKELYGVQTRSEIHATMKELMTTCLRDGTSVHQHGVRMIGLIEKWVGLDVVIPGELATNIFLFSLPPSFNGFVVNFNMNKPEATLEQLVNMLTTYETTIKKEKPVLLVGSSSGTKREPQIKARSVLPL; translated from the coding sequence ATGTCGAATGAACTGCAAAGGCGGTTCGAGGAGGCTGCGAATGCTGTTGACATTCACCTTCATATGAAAGAGTTGTATGGCGTACAGACTCGCTCAGAAATACATGCTACTATGaaagaactcatgactacatgtctgcgagatgggacttctgTCCATCAGCATGGtgttaggatgattgggctcattGAGAAATGGGTTGGGCTCGACGTGGTTATTCCTGGTGAGCTCGCAACTAATATTTTCCTGTTTTCACTGCCCCCCTCGTTCAATGGATTTGTGGTTAATTTTAATATGAACAAACCTGAGGCCACCCTTGAACAGTTGGTCAATATGCTTACTACTTATGAGACCACAATAAAAAAGGAGAAGCCTGTTCTTCTAGTGGGTTCTTCGTCTGGTACAAAAAGGGAGCCCCAAATAAAGGCAAGAAGCGTTTTGCCCCTCTGA